The stretch of DNA TAGTTGCCAGCACCGAAAGGATAGAGCTTGCGGTAGTTTGATTGTCCGATTCTAAATATCTCGATGCTTCGCTGTTTTTTAATTTAGCTTGCAGTGATTTAAGTGAGCTACTCCTAGTTAACGAGCATAGCCGCTCTATACGCAAATCGCCGATCGATTTCTGATAGTTAGCACAGGCAATAAATACGCTTTCCGCCGATTGCTCCCAAAACGGATCTGCGCTATGTCCCGTTCTCTTACGGTTAAAGCCGAACAATATTTTTGCAAATCTCTCTAGCTCTTCAGTAGTGTTGCAATCACTCCAAAAATCCCATGTCGTACTTCTGGCATCGAACGGGTTAAAGATAATATCGCCTCGAGCTTGATCGTAGTATTTTGCTATCATCTCTCCCGTTTGATCGATAATTATTGCCGGTTGCTTCTTTTTCTCTACTTGCGGCAAAATATTATGGATTAGATTAGTTTTACCGGAACCCGTAGAACCGGTTACTAATAAATGTTTCGTTTCGCTATCTTTAACCAGCGGCATAGCTCCGATATAAAATTGACTCGCCTTACCTGCTCTTTTAAGTATGCTACTTACTTCTCTTGCCGATAGTATTCTACCGCTACCTTCTTTTTTCTTCTCCGATTTTACGTCTTTGCCGAATCTTGACCATAGAATGTAAATCACAAGAAATATTCCGAACATGACGCCAAAAGTTAAAAATAGGCGAACCTTTAAAAACTCAAGAAATTTGTCATAAGAGCTTTTAAAATAATTTGATCTTATTATTTTACGCGGATCGATGTCTTCAGCATACAAACCCTTTTGATCGTAGGCGTCTACGGTAGTGTAATAATACTTAGCTTTAGGATTGACCTTACTTCTTATGAGGCTTGTGGCATTATCAAAACCGTTTGCTATCACCGCTTTATGATAAGTCATAGCCGCTTTTAAATCTAAGATTTGTGCAGGCTTATATGAAACAAAACCGACTATTGCTAAACTAACTAACATTGACGTCATAAAGGAGCGGTGTAGCACCTGAAAGAACATCCTGAGTTTATGAAGGAATATTTGTCCTCCTCCCGTAAAATCATTCAACATTTTATTAATCCCAATTTTCAAGCACTAGTTTCGGTATACGCTTAAATTCACTAATATTATTAGTTACTAAAATTGCTTGCTCGGCGATTGCATGACTTGCAATAAGCAAATCATTGTTACCTATTATCGTTCCTTCTTTCTTTAGCTGCGCTCTTAGCTCACCGTAATAAAAAGCGCATTTCGCAGAAAAATCTATTATCTCAAGCCTACTTATAAAGATATCTAGATTGATTTGGTTCTGTTTTTGATTATGACTATTAGATACCCCGTATTGAAGTTCCGCTAGTACTATAGAAGAGATGCTTAAAGTATGAATTCGTTCTAACGCTTCAAGTTTTTGTAAATAAGAATCCGGTTTCTTATTAATTGCATAAATACAAATATTGGTGTCCAGCATATATATCATTTAAACAACTCCCATTTTCTTTCCTGAAGAGACAAATCTTTCCTATCTTCAGCAAAAAAATCATCGGTCGGTTTTATTTCGTTAAATACGTCTTTCCATGTTTTTAGTAGCGGTTGTATTACTATTCCGTTGCCTAGCGGAGTTACGCTTACTTCATTAGTAGTAAATCTAAATTCCTTAGGCAGTCTTACTGCTTGACTTTGACCGTTTTTGAATATTTTAGCTTTATGCATAATAACCTCTGTTAGTATATATTAATTAGTATATACTAGTATACTAACGTTAACAATAAATTTCTCTAACTACACTTAAGCCAAGCTAAAAGTATCTTTTTTGAATATTTTCTATGATACTCAGGATTAGCAGAGTGATAATGACGTACCGCTTTATTCCAAGAGCCGTGTTTCCGGTATAATTCGTTTAAAAACTTTGCCGCATATTCAAGATTAGATTTCGGCTCAAGCATCTCTGAAATAGAACTAAAATGCTTGCCGTGCCAGCGTAAGTTAATTTGAGCAATCCCAAGATCGATATTAGTAACTCCTTCATCTTGATAAAGCCTTACTATGCGTGTGGCTTCTTCTTTTGAGTTTGGTATAGTAGTTTTACCTGCAATATTAAGAGCATAAGGCTTATTACCAGATTCTACGCTTGTTATCGACTTAAGTAAGCCGCTCGGAATAGCATAATCTTGTTCGGTTTTATCGATTAACTCCGCTAAATCCTGTGCAAAACAGTTTTGTATAGAGAAATTAACGAGTAATATCGCAAGCAATAATCTTATTATTTTGCACACACCCCCGAATCTTGATACAATAGGGGGGATAATTTTATATTTTAAAATATACACGGAGCTAATTATGGGCTTTATTAGATCACGGCTAAATAGAGATAATTTTTGGAATTTGATGTTTTTAGTCGCTACGGCTTCAGGCATTATGCTTAGTGAATGGCTCACGGCTATGCCGAACTTAAGTTTACTCGGGTTAGTTACGTTAATTACCTCTTTAACCTTTGTTCCTTGGTTGATGATTTCTCTTAACCGCGTTACTTGGATTGAAGACGACAAAACCTTTGTTAGCAAACAAGGACGGGTAATTAATACTAAATCGCTAAAATGGTTGCTGCTAGTGTTTCCCGCTATTGCAGGTAGCATAGTCGTCGTTCCCAATTTTCTTGAGACTTTGTTTTCTAGCAATACTCTAGATCGTTTTATTATCACTCTAGTTTTTGTAAGCTTCTTCATAGCCCCTGTTTTATTTTTTATATTAATCAATTGTCCTATCTCAATTCTGTTTAATAAAAATATTTATCGTTCTTCAGTTAACGGTATGAAGTTTCAGCAAGCTAATTTTGAAAATCCTGGGTATCAAATACCATCACCAACGCTTCTTGAAAAAACTACATCCCTTAATTATGCTTATCTTAGTTATAACATTAATAACCATAACCGTTATCGTTAAACAAAATTATCATTTCTTCTTATCAACGATTTGTCCTGCTTTTTGTATTGAACCCTTATCGACTTTACTTATCTCGGTTATGGTACTTTTTCCGTCGGCAGGATCGATCGTTGACGGATTAGTTTCTCCGCCGACACCGAAGAATTTAGCATATTTTCCCTGACCTATTCTGTTTTTCTCTAGCGTGTTAATTTTCTGTTGTCTTATAGTTTCTTGCAGTCCATGTTCAGACCTTGCTTCTGCAATTTTTTCTTGATTACCTTGAATTATAGTATTAACTTTTTGTTCTAAACCGCCGCTATCCAAATGTTTGGCATGGGTTTTTAAGCCGCTATTTTCCGCACGTTCTTTTACGCCTTTGGTAGGATCGGTATTAATAGATTTCTGATTTTGGACACTAAAGCTATTAAGCGATTGTAACGCTCTCTCACCAGATACCGATTCTTTACCTCTATTTACTTGCGATAGCGTATCATTTGTAGGAATATTATCCATGCTTCTACGAATCGAGACTACTCTAGGATCATTATTTTCTATCATGCTATGGGCGTCTTTAGTAGATACTCCGTAAGCTTTAGAAACTTTTGATTCTAATTCATGATATTTATCCTGTTCCCAAGAGGAATCTTTTGAATGCATATGACTTATGGCATTGCTATAATGAGCAGCTTGCTCTTGCCTCATCCCTATAGATTGCTCTAAACTTTGTTGTTTCTCGAAGTTTTTCCTTAAATCCTCGCTATAACTAGTATCAAGACTATTAGTCTTGGCAAATTCTTCTGAAGATAAGGCTTTTGCTAGATTACTATAGTTTATCGATACATTCTTATCACGACCGATTTGGCTCTCATCTGTAACAGATTGAGAACTTGTATTAGTTAACCTAATATCTCCTCCGACATCAGCCGATACATTGGCAGATACTCCATTACCTCTAGCACCTCCTCCGCTGAAACCTGCGCTACCTCCCACTCCTATTTTACCACCAGCTCCAAGATCTTGACCGTGTCCATAAAGATAATTCTGATTCATATGCCTAGTTTGACTAACAGCCTCACGCACCTCTTCGGCTTTATCTCCTAAGGTGCTATAATCAATCTTCTTACCTTCACTCTCAGCCGCTGCTATACGTTTGATATAATCCGCCGAGGTAGTTTCCGCGCTTCTTAGCGTATCGCTATAAGATCGTTGATCGGAAGCAAGCATTGACTGATTCTCAGAGAAAGCTTGATGCAGCTGGGTACTCACTCCTTCTCTTGCGGCAACTTTTGTGCTGCCGCCCGACATCGTAAGACCCACGCCGCTTTGAAATAAAGTATTGCCACCGCCGGTCACTTTTTCCATAGTACCGTCCGTATGCTGGTATGAACTAGCTCCTGCCGCATATGATTCGTTCCAGTCCGTCTTAAATCCTCCTTGACTATATAGC from Candidatus Trichorickettsia mobilis encodes:
- a CDS encoding lytic transglycosylase domain-containing protein; the encoded protein is MCKIIRLLLAILLVNFSIQNCFAQDLAELIDKTEQDYAIPSGLLKSITSVESGNKPYALNIAGKTTIPNSKEEATRIVRLYQDEGVTNIDLGIAQINLRWHGKHFSSISEMLEPKSNLEYAAKFLNELYRKHGSWNKAVRHYHSANPEYHRKYSKKILLAWLKCS
- the vapC gene encoding type II toxin-antitoxin system tRNA(fMet)-specific endonuclease VapC, with the protein product MIYMLDTNICIYAINKKPDSYLQKLEALERIHTLSISSIVLAELQYGVSNSHNQKQNQINLDIFISRLEIIDFSAKCAFYYGELRAQLKKEGTIIGNNDLLIASHAIAEQAILVTNNISEFKRIPKLVLENWD
- the vapB gene encoding type II toxin-antitoxin system VapB family antitoxin, which translates into the protein MHKAKIFKNGQSQAVRLPKEFRFTTNEVSVTPLGNGIVIQPLLKTWKDVFNEIKPTDDFFAEDRKDLSLQERKWELFK
- a CDS encoding type IV secretion system DNA-binding domain-containing protein, with protein sequence MLVSLAIVGFVSYKPAQILDLKAAMTYHKAVIANGFDNATSLIRSKVNPKAKYYYTTVDAYDQKGLYAEDIDPRKIIRSNYFKSSYDKFLEFLKVRLFLTFGVMFGIFLVIYILWSRFGKDVKSEKKKEGSGRILSAREVSSILKRAGKASQFYIGAMPLVKDSETKHLLVTGSTGSGKTNLIHNILPQVEKKKQPAIIIDQTGEMIAKYYDQARGDIIFNPFDARSTTWDFWSDCNTTEELERFAKILFGFNRKRTGHSADPFWEQSAESVFIACANYQKSIGDLRIERLCSLTRSSSLKSLQAKLKNSEASRYLESDNQTTASSILSVLATNAKPLSYLCECTPENSFSLKEYFENIDEGSGNFLFLATKPSCRDLTLALIACMAESAFSRLLDIGIKEDRRIWFVIDELSALGKLPSLPTLMAEGRKYGACVLSGLQSLNQLYSNYGQYEGSTIFGQFGTNFFFKNNEPAIAKTISSMAGRETIYRQQKNTSFGAHEFRDGVSYSEQQQHKDLIEYSDLASLAVGECFVLMPEPQVRVVKLEIPEAKLTNKNEGFVQSENPITEPQARDIGSIDEDNDKLQKLEFLEHHSSQFLDNLEQKKKHDLDAEHSVIKS
- a CDS encoding conjugal transfer protein TraG N-terminal domain-containing protein produces the protein SLIRQQMLINSIKNYSDDYGYARASATQESNWRIAGDLAGTYLPILMSVLKGLVYSSFIFMLPMLIMSGGWGRYLGYLTLVASFQLWAPLNAVLNMFIDIYSSTTLKAISDQIVSFSTMSRIGNYTDKIVAVASGLQLAIPFLAFSIIQGGVGGFIHLAGTITGASQSAASQAANESVTNNKSFDNYSVGNRQLYSQGGFKTDWNESYAAGASSYQHTDGTMEKVTGGGNTLFQSGVGLTMSGGSTKVAAREGVSTQLHQAFSENQSMLASDQRSYSDTLRSAETTSADYIKRIAAAESEGKKIDYSTLGDKAEEVREAVSQTRHMNQNYLYGHGQDLGAGGKIGVGGSAGFSGGGARGNGVSANVSADVGGDIRLTNTSSQSVTDESQIGRDKNVSINYSNLAKALSSEEFAKTNSLDTSYSEDLRKNFEKQQSLEQSIGMRQEQAAHYSNAISHMHSKDSSWEQDKYHELESKVSKAYGVSTKDAHSMIENNDPRVVSIRRSMDNIPTNDTLSQVNRGKESVSGERALQSLNSFSVQNQKSINTDPTKGVKERAENSGLKTHAKHLDSGGLEQKVNTIIQGNQEKIAEARSEHGLQETIRQQKINTLEKNRIGQGKYAKFFGVGGETNPSTIDPADGKSTITEISKVDKGSIQKAGQIVDKKK